Below is a window of bacterium DNA.
GCCACGCCGCGGCCGGGCCCTGCGTCGCCGAGGGCCGGACCATCCAGGATCGAGAAGTACGTTCCGTCGTTGCGGTAGCAGACGTCGGCCTGCCCGTCGTTCACGAGGTACAGGTCCAGGTCGCCGTCGTTGTCCAGGTCACCCCAGGCGGCCGCCTGGCCGGAGCTGCCGTTGGCCATCAGGCCGCTGTTGAAATACGCGACTCCACCCGCGTTCTGGACGAGCTGGTTCGCCTGCCACGACATCACGCGGTAGACGTCCGGGTCGCCGTCGCCGTCACTGTCGGCCCAGGGTGCGGCATTGCCGGCCCCGACCGTCTGCAACGCCGCAATGACCTGCGGGAAGAACGTGAACGCGCCGAAGCCGATATTGCCCAGCGAACGGAAGATCTGGCTCGCGGTGCCGTTGTTCACCAGGAAGATGTCGAGCAGGCCATCGCCGTCGTGGTCGCACCACGCGGCAGCACGACCGGCGCCGGCGTCCTCGACTCCGAATTGCGCGATATTCGTGAACACGCCGGTGCCGTCGTTCGCCAGCAGGTAGTTGGCCTGCAGGTCGCGCGTCAGGTAGACGTCCTGGTCGCCGTCACCGTCCATGTCGGCCCAGGCGGCGGACATCGTCGGACCGGCGTCGGCCAGCAGCCCCGTGGCGATGCTGGTGAACGACAGGCCGCCATCGTTGCGCAGCAGGCGATTGGCCGACTCGCGATTGCAGATGTAGATGTCGAGGTCGCCGTCGTTGTCGACGTCGACCAGCGTGACGCCGCGGCCGGCGCCGGTATCGCCGACGCTGCTGTCCCCGGCCGTGACGAACGGCGGATTCGTGTACACGCCGGCAAAGGCCGGCGGCGTGCCGGTGGCTGAGACCGTGGCCGTCACGACGGACGGCGCCGGCGATGACCAACCCGGCACCGGCAGCCAGGTCAGCGTGTAGTCGCCTTCGTCCGAGACGAGGAGACCCGCGTCGCCCGACCCCGTCACCAGGTAGCCGTTCGGGCCTTCCAGGCGCCACGGCGCAGCCAGCCCTGCAGGCTGGATCGCGATCGACACCGACAGCGATCCGGGCGCTTCGCGGTAATTGAACGTCATCGTCGGGCCGGAAGCGCTGATCTGGTCGAGATACACGGGCGCATCGGCGCCGCTCCACCAGGTAGCGGCCGGGCTGGTCTCGGGAGTCAGCAGCACGTGCGTCGGCGCCGCCCAGAGGTCCGTGTTGTCGCCCGCGCCGACGTGGTTCTCCAGGTCCCACCGGCCGTCGGCCTGCACGAGCGTGCAGAAGTAATGGCTCGTGGGCGTCTGGTCCTGGTCGCTGTTGCTGCCGTTGGTGTCGACATGCCAGACCGCCAGCCCGACGTCGGGAAGCGACGCGTCGCGCCCGCTCGCCTGGCGATTCTCGATCATGTAGTACTCGTTCGCGCGGGCCGGGTTCGCGACCTTGTAGAACTGGTTGACGCCGGCCGTGACCGGCAAGGCGTTGCTGATGCCGGTCAGGACGGTCAACGAAGACGTCCAGCCGGCGAGGTCCTTGAGCGGCGCGCTCGGCTCGACCGGGTTGTTGGACGGGCCGGAATTGCACATCAGGCAGAAGCGGCCCACGCCGGACGAGTCGCTGTCGTAGTCGTAGAGGTCCGGCCAGAAGCACAGCATGTGGCCGTTCTCGTGGCAGAACGTGCCCAGCGAGAGGCCCGAGCCGATGTTCGTGATCTGGTAGCGATTCGTGGACACACCGTCGGCGGCGTAGGAGATGCTGCTGCTGTGGGGCCACAGGCCTTCGGACCAGCCCAGGGACGGCTCACCGGCGTAGAAGGCGTTGAGTGCGTCCACATAGCCGTCGCCGTTGCTGTCGTACTGGCTGAAGTCGAAGCCGCTGTTGTTCAGCGCGACCAGCGCCGCCTGGATCAGGATGCGCGCACCCTGGCCGTAGGGCATCGCCGTGCTGTCATAGTACGATTTCGGCTGCGGGGCGCGGAAATAGGCCGTCGGCACGAAGTTCGTGTAGGTCAGGGCGCCGTCCGACACATCGTGGAAATAGTCGCGCACCGAACCGTTGTTGCCGTAGCCCGTGTAGCCCGGCTGGTTCAGGTAGGCAGCGAAGTTCGCGGCCGGCACGGTGGCCGGCTGGTCGCTGAAATCGATGATCAGGGTGATGCCCTGCACATTGCCCGTGCTTGCCGGCTCCAGGGCCTTGGCCTGCTTGCCGGCGAATTTCGGCAGTTCCGCACCGAGCCGATCGCGCGCCGCCTGTACCTGCCGCGCGCGCGCCGTAGCCGGCAGCCTGCGGTGCTTTTCCAGGCCGAGGCCGGCGACGGCGGCATCGCCGGCACGCACACCGGTGCTCACGAGAGCCTCACCGTCGGCCGCGAGCACGGCGTAGCAGATCACGCCCGTGGCCTTGTCACGCACCAGCGTGTAGCCGTCGAGCGATTCGATGTGCTGGAAGTACTCGTCGCCCCAGACCAGCACCGGCACCTTCGTGCCGTCGGGCTGCTCCAGGTCGAAGCGGGCGCCATAGTGCGGCGCTGCGGTTGCGGCGCCGGAGGCCAGCAGTGAGATGCAGGCCAGGACGGCCGCGAGGATCAGCGGAGCTTGGGCGAAGCGGCGCACGGGATCTCCTGTGGACAGGGGACTTCCTGCGGACATGGGACGTCCTGTGGTAACGAGGCCTGGGATGAAGATACTATTATACACTGGCGGGGCCCACCAAAGGGGGCCGATTGCATCGGCAATCATCACGAGGCTGGGATAAAGTTCCCGAAATCGCCCTGCAATCGCTATTTCACCAGCGTTGCCGTGCGGCTGTACTGCAGCCCGGCGGCGCGCAACCGGTAGACATAGGTCCCGGAAGCGACCGCACGCCCGTCGTCGTCGTCGCCGCGCCAGGTGACTTCGGTGCGTCCCGCCGGACAGGCTCCATCGATCAGGGTGCGCACCAGGCGGCCACGCAGGTCGAGAACGACGAGTTCGACGCTGTCGGCATCGCGCAGCTCGAAGGCGAAGGTCGTGCGCGGATTGAACGGATTCGGGGCGTTCGGCAACAACGCCGCCGCTGCGATGGCCGCCGCGCCCGGAACCGGGGTAAGCGCGCTCCCGTCGTGCAGGAACCGGATCCATTGCTCCGGCGCGACACGCGGATAGGCGGCGGTCCGGCCGGTACCATCCTCGGCCTGGATGTAGTAGCTGCAGGAGTCGATCGCGGACACCGCCGGAATCACTGCCGCGAATTCATGCGGCGTGGCCGTGGGCGTCATCTCCAGGGACGCCCAGGCGCCGGCGCCGTGACGATAGTGGAGCCGCGTTGCGGTGAGCGGCTGGTCGCCATGCGCGCGGATGTGCGCGACGACCGTCACCGGCCCGGCGGGCTGGTCGGCAATGACGGGCACATGGGCGACGCGCAGCATGTCACGATCCATGATGCCGATGGCGCGGCAGTGCAGCGCATCGTCGGTCAGGAACCCGCTGTAGTAGTAGCCCCGGACGTTGTAACCCGGCGCGGCGGCCCGGTAGGCTTCGAGCGCCTGCTGGTCGTAGGTCGCGTTGCCGAAGAACGGCACGTAGATGTTGTCGTTGAGGATCAGGCTGTTCGTGTAGGCCGCCGGCTGCGTGTTGGCCAGGGCATAGCAGAAGACGCGCCGTACCTGGTAGTTGCGCCCCGTCGACGAAGGCAGCGAGGCGAGCAGGGTCGCGCGCTGCTCGAGCGCCGCGTACGTGTAGTGACCGGCAGACGTCTGCTTGACCAGCACCGTCTCCTCGTCGAGGAACTTGGCCCAGCAATCGATGTGATGGATGCCGCCGGCTTCGATGTCCTGCACCACGCTGTAGTTCTCCACGCCATAGTAGTCGAGCATGAGCTGGTCGACCGCGGCGTTGTCCATGCCGTTGTAGACAGCCGCCTCGGAGTAGACGAGGTCGGTCGAGGCGCTGAACAGTGCGCCGTCGGTCATGTAGTTGCCGCCCGTGTGGTACATGCTGTGCGTGTGGACGGGGATCCCGTAAGCCTGCCCGAAGTACAGGGGGATCAGGTCGTCACTGGGGCGCAGCGGGCGGTTGTATTCATGATCGATGATGGCGATCTCGCCGTTGCCGTCGAAAACGAACCAGGGGCCGTAGTCGCGCGTCCAGATCGAATTGCTCGGCTGGCCCAGGAACTCGACGTGGCTCATGTCGACGCCGTTGCCGGACAGTGCGGTTGTTGCCGCCGCCTGGGCGCCCGCTGCCGCGATCACGTGCAGGATGGCGTCGTCTGCGAAGTCGCGCAGCAGCGCGTAGGGCAGCCCGAAGGGATAGCGGACCAGGACGCCGGAGGCCGGCTCCCATTCCGCGCAGTTGCGCACGGGAGCCACGGGCGGCGGGTCGTTGCGCAGTTCGGATTCGGGGCGCAGTGCCCCGCCACGGCGCCGGAATTCGAGTTCGGCGCCGGTTTCGCGGTGCGGCAGGAGCGCCTCGCGGCCCTCAAGGTCCCATTCGAAGGATTCCGGCGCGCTCTCCGGAAACGGCCGCTGACTCGGCGGGGACTCGGCAGCAAGGGCGCCGGCAGCCAGCAGCGCGGCGCCGATCACGACGAATCTTCCGGTGCAATTCAAGGTGTCCCCCCGGGTTCGGAACGCACATCCGGATGCACCAGGATGCCGTTGCCTCGATTCACCATCGCAAGCGTGCCTAGTGTATCAGGCTTTGAACCGGCGATCCAGCCCGGCGGCCGCCCGGACGCCGCGCCCGGCGCCCCCGTACACCGCGAGTGATGCACCGCCCCTTGCGGCAACCGGCCGACGGCGATTTATAGGATCCGGACAATCGCCTTCACCCATCCCGCAACGGCGGAGACAGGATCATGGACACTCATCGCAACCTCGGCCTGGCCGCAGCCGCCTCGCTGGCCCTCCTGCTGGCCGCTTGTGGCGACGCGACTGATCCGCCGCCGGCGCCGACACACGACCTCGTCTTCGAGGGCGTCCTGGACTCGGTGCCCGAGCTGCTGATCCTCGACAGCGACACGGGCGATGTGCGGCGGCTCCTTCCGGAAGGCATGATCGCGACCGATCCGCAGCCGTCGCCCGATGGCGCGCGGCTGGCCTTCGTCGTGGCCGACCTCGACGACGGCATCGGCGACATCTTCATCGTGAACCGCGACGGCACCGGACTGCTGCAGTTGACCTTCGACGCTGAACTGGACGACCAGCCGACCTGGGCGCCGAGTGGCGACCGGCTGGCGTTCCGCAGCTACCGCACCGGGCGCGACGGCGACATCTGGCTCATGGATGACGACGGTGGCAACCTGGTCAACCTCACGCCCGACCCGCTGCCCGGCATCACCGACGAGCGCCACCCGGCGTGGTCACCGGATGGCGCCCGCATCGCGTACATCAGCACTGCCGGGGGAAACATGGACCTGTGGACCATGGCCGCCGACGGGTCCGACAAGCGGAGGCTGGTCACGACCATGGACCTGGAGGCCGAGCCGAGCTGGTCACCCGACGGCGCGACCATCGCCTACCGGTACAGCTCGAATGCCACGGGCTCGGACATCCACCTGATTGCGGCGAACGGCGGCGCCTCCGTGCCCGTGACTCTGGCGGGCGATCAGCGCATGCCCACGTGGACGCCGGACGGCCTGCGGCTGGTCTTCGTCAGCCAGGCGACGCCCTTCGCGCGGCCCGACATCCACACATCCCGCCTCGACGGCAGCGACCTGCGCCCGCTCGTCACCGACGCCGTGCCCGGTGGCAGCACGAATCCGGCGTTCCTGAAGCGCCTTCCGCGCTGAGCGTTCCGGGCGGAAGGTCGCCTTGATTGCTCCCCCGCGGCCGCGCAAGGCCCGGTTTGACCGCACCAGATCGGTTGTGCATTATCGTGCCGTTCGCGAGCGCCGCCCGCCCGCCTGGATCCAGTGTCGAGACGCAAGGACGAAGACCATGGGACGTGCCTTTGAATACCGCCGGGCCGCCAAGGAGCGCCGCTGGGACAAGATGTCCAAGCTGTTCCCCAAGCTGGCGAAGTGCATCACCGTGGCCGCCAAGAACGGCGGGACGGATCCGGAGATGAATGCGCCCCTGCGCACCGCGATCCTGAACGCCAAGGCGCAGAACATGCCCCGGGACAACATCGAGGCCGCGATCAAGCGCGCCGCCGGCAAGGACGCCGCCGACATCACCGAGATCAACTACGAGGGCAAGGGCCCGCACGGCGTGCTGGTCTTCGTCGAGTGCGCCACGGACAACACCCAGCGCACC
It encodes the following:
- a CDS encoding PD40 domain-containing protein, which codes for MDTHRNLGLAAAASLALLLAACGDATDPPPAPTHDLVFEGVLDSVPELLILDSDTGDVRRLLPEGMIATDPQPSPDGARLAFVVADLDDGIGDIFIVNRDGTGLLQLTFDAELDDQPTWAPSGDRLAFRSYRTGRDGDIWLMDDDGGNLVNLTPDPLPGITDERHPAWSPDGARIAYISTAGGNMDLWTMAADGSDKRRLVTTMDLEAEPSWSPDGATIAYRYSSNATGSDIHLIAANGGASVPVTLAGDQRMPTWTPDGLRLVFVSQATPFARPDIHTSRLDGSDLRPLVTDAVPGGSTNPAFLKRLPR
- a CDS encoding agmatine deiminase family protein, yielding MIGAALLAAGALAAESPPSQRPFPESAPESFEWDLEGREALLPHRETGAELEFRRRGGALRPESELRNDPPPVAPVRNCAEWEPASGVLVRYPFGLPYALLRDFADDAILHVIAAAGAQAAATTALSGNGVDMSHVEFLGQPSNSIWTRDYGPWFVFDGNGEIAIIDHEYNRPLRPSDDLIPLYFGQAYGIPVHTHSMYHTGGNYMTDGALFSASTDLVYSEAAVYNGMDNAAVDQLMLDYYGVENYSVVQDIEAGGIHHIDCWAKFLDEETVLVKQTSAGHYTYAALEQRATLLASLPSSTGRNYQVRRVFCYALANTQPAAYTNSLILNDNIYVPFFGNATYDQQALEAYRAAAPGYNVRGYYYSGFLTDDALHCRAIGIMDRDMLRVAHVPVIADQPAGPVTVVAHIRAHGDQPLTATRLHYRHGAGAWASLEMTPTATPHEFAAVIPAVSAIDSCSYYIQAEDGTGRTAAYPRVAPEQWIRFLHDGSALTPVPGAAAIAAAALLPNAPNPFNPRTTFAFELRDADSVELVVLDLRGRLVRTLIDGACPAGRTEVTWRGDDDDGRAVASGTYVYRLRAAGLQYSRTATLVK
- a CDS encoding M6 family metalloprotease domain-containing protein; this translates as MRRFAQAPLILAAVLACISLLASGAATAAPHYGARFDLEQPDGTKVPVLVWGDEYFQHIESLDGYTLVRDKATGVICYAVLAADGEALVSTGVRAGDAAVAGLGLEKHRRLPATARARQVQAARDRLGAELPKFAGKQAKALEPASTGNVQGITLIIDFSDQPATVPAANFAAYLNQPGYTGYGNNGSVRDYFHDVSDGALTYTNFVPTAYFRAPQPKSYYDSTAMPYGQGARILIQAALVALNNSGFDFSQYDSNGDGYVDALNAFYAGEPSLGWSEGLWPHSSSISYAADGVSTNRYQITNIGSGLSLGTFCHENGHMLCFWPDLYDYDSDSSGVGRFCLMCNSGPSNNPVEPSAPLKDLAGWTSSLTVLTGISNALPVTAGVNQFYKVANPARANEYYMIENRQASGRDASLPDVGLAVWHVDTNGSNSDQDQTPTSHYFCTLVQADGRWDLENHVGAGDNTDLWAAPTHVLLTPETSPAATWWSGADAPVYLDQISASGPTMTFNYREAPGSLSVSIAIQPAGLAAPWRLEGPNGYLVTGSGDAGLLVSDEGDYTLTWLPVPGWSSPAPSVVTATVSATGTPPAFAGVYTNPPFVTAGDSSVGDTGAGRGVTLVDVDNDGDLDIYICNRESANRLLRNDGGLSFTSIATGLLADAGPTMSAAWADMDGDGDQDVYLTRDLQANYLLANDGTGVFTNIAQFGVEDAGAGRAAAWCDHDGDGLLDIFLVNNGTASQIFRSLGNIGFGAFTFFPQVIAALQTVGAGNAAPWADSDGDGDPDVYRVMSWQANQLVQNAGGVAYFNSGLMANGSSGQAAAWGDLDNDGDLDLYLVNDGQADVCYRNDGTYFSILDGPALGDAGPGRGVAMADLDNDGRLDIYVARFNAPDLLLFGNGAGGFTASYLPAVATGPTTSVACGDIDGDGGLDLYLSRDGQANVLLRNTIVSRGHWLHLDLAGKAPNLEAIGARVRVVAGGVSQLREVSAGGESLAQHARRVAFGLGASAVADSVIVRWPDGTRTVRVAVAADQVLSIAHGIVSAVDLPTTVPAATVLHAPYPNPFNPATTVSFELAQAGPVELAVYSLDGRRIATLLTGDFAAGRHQAVWQGQDDRGRAVASGSYVCRLQAGAQQMVRRLMLVK